The Vigna radiata var. radiata cultivar VC1973A unplaced genomic scaffold, Vradiata_ver6 scaffold_221, whole genome shotgun sequence genome window below encodes:
- the LOC106753366 gene encoding receptor-like protein 12 isoform X2, whose product MLVKNFTMIRQLYMDGVSVSAEGNEWSSALLQLHSLQELSMSNCNLSGPLDHSLTGLQNLSIIRLDQNNLSSPVPETFAGFPNLTTLHLSSCELTGMFPDKIFQLATLSDIDLSFNYELNGSLPELPPNGSLQKLIVSHTRFSGALPASIGNLKQLSILDLSNCHFNGTLPSSMSGLKNLTSLLLSLNNFTGQIPSLNMTRNLTHLDLSHNKFTGSITYVHLEGLRELVQIDLQDNLLDGNIPSSLFALPLVQSIQLSNNHFHGQLDEFSNISSSVLKILDLSSNDLEGPIPLSIFNLRSLNVLKLSLNKLHDTLKLDVFQGLENLTTLALSHNNLSVETNETDKGLISSFHNMSSIELASCNLTQFPSFLRNHSRITTLDLSSNHIQGSIPIWIWQLDSLAQLNLSHNLLSSLEGSVQNTGSNLSLLDLHANRLQGKLQIFPVHATYLDYSSNNFSFDIPSDVSTRLSAIIFLSLSKNNLSGSIPQFLCNSSQLIVLDVSYNNFEWRIPECLTKSVTIKVLNLQHNKFSGSIPDKFQVSCALRTLDLNSNLLNGPIPKSLENCSSLEVLDLGNNEVDDGFPYFLNSISTFRVLVLRRNKFHGNIECPDTNRTWPMLQIFDVALNRFSGLLPGTCFKTWKAMKLDEYHDASKFTHIGSAVLTFGGIYYQDSVTLTIKGLELEFVKVLNLITSVDCSSNNFNGTIPEELMDFTGLYALNLSHNGLTGQIPSSIGNLTQLESLDLSSNNLGGEIPTHLELLNFLSVLNLSSNRLVGKIPVGRQLQTFDASSYAGNADLCGIPSLKPCHDRRNSKSGVYTDSGVKFDWIFVSIGLGFGVGAGMVVAPSLFMERLKKWSNHKIDKALIIILPVFGLTWIPIDDDDDDDTEEDTKENHPDIKEDYDYNEMHNNLVHQRFRGRYCALCSKLHISNKKVIHDPRCTCFPSPPISTSTYPDSYSSHSHSG is encoded by the coding sequence ATGCTTGTCAAAAACTTCACCATGATTAGACAATTGTATATGGATGGTGTAAGTGTATCAGCTGAGGGAAATGAGTGGAGCAGTGCTTTGTTGCAGCTACATAGCCTCCAGGAGCTGAGCATGTCCAACTGCAATCTCTCCGGACCCCTTGATCATTCCCTGACCGGACTTCAAAACCTATCAATCATTCGACTTGATCAAAACAATTTATCATCCCCGGTGCCAGAAACCTTTGCTGGTTTTCCAAATTTAACAACCCTTCACCTTAGTTCCTGTGAATTGACAGGAATGTTTCCTGATAAGATCTTTCAGTTAGCAACATTGTCTGACATAGACTTGTCATTCAACTATGAGCTTAATGGATCTTTGCCTGAATTGCCTCCGAATGGTTCCCTTCAGAAATTAATTGTGAGTCACACAAGGTTCTCAGGAGCATTGCCAGCTTCTATAGGTAATCTTAAGCAGTTATCCATCTTAGATCTTTCTAATTGCCATTTTAACGGAACACTACCCAGTTCAATGTCAGGACTCAAGAATCTCACTTCTCTGCTCTTGTCGTTAAATAACTTCACTGGTCAAATTCCGTCCCTGAATATGACCAGGAATCTCACGCATTTAGACTTATCACACAATAAATTCACAGGTTCAATCACTTATGTTCACTTGGAAGGCCTAAGAGAGCTGGTCCAAATTGATTTACAGGACAACTTACTTGACGGAAACATCCCTTCTTCTCTTTTTGCACTTCCATTGGTACAAAGCATTCAACTTTCCAACAACCATTTCCATGGCCAGCTtgatgaattttcaaatatctcaTCCTCCGTCTTAAAGATCCTTGATTTAAGTAGTAATGATCTAGAAGGGCCCATTCCTCTATCTATTTTTAATCTCAGATCACTGAATGTCCTCAAACTATCTTTAAACAAGTTACATGACACATTGAAGCTAGACGTGTTTCAGGGACTTGAAAATCTAACTACACTGGCCCTTTCACACAACAACTTGTCAGTGGAGACAAATGAGACGGATAAAGGCCTTATATCTTCATTCCACAATATGAGCAGCATAGAGTTGGCTTCCTGCAATCTGACACAGTTCCCCAGTTTCTTGAGAAACCATTCCAGAATAACCACTTTAGACCTCTCAAGTAACCATATTCAAGGATCGATACCAATATGGATATGGCAACTTGACTCTCTTGCTCAATTAAATCTTTCTCACAATTTGCTCAGCAGTTTAGAAGGATCTGTGCAGAACACTGGTTCCAATCTGAGCCTCCTTGACCTTCATGCTAACCGGCTCCAAGGGAAGCTTCAAATATTTCCAGTGCATGCCACTTATTTGGACTATTCAAGCAATAATTTCAGTTTCGATATTCCGTCAGATGTTTCTACTCGTCTGTCTGCCATAATTTTTCTGTCTCTgtccaaaaataatttatctggGAGTATTCCTCAATTCCTGTGCAATAGTTCACAGCTGATAGTTCTGGATGTTTCTTATAATAACTTCGAATGGAGAATTCCTGAATGCTTAACAAAGAGTGTGACAATTAAGGTATTAAATCTGCAACACAACAAGTTTAGTGGCAGCATTCCAGATAAATTTCAAGTATCTTGTGCTCTAAGGACTCTGGATCTCAATAGTAATCTGTTGAACGGGCCAATTCCGAAATCCCTAGAAAATTGCTCATCATTAGAGGTGTTGGATCTTGGAAACAATGAGGTAGATGATGGATTTCCATACTTCTTAAATTCAATATCCACATTTCGTGTCCTGGTTTTGAGGAGAAACAAATTTCATGGTAACATTGAATGTCCTGATACTAACAGAACTTGGCCAATGCTTCAAATTTTTGATGTGGCTTTGAACAGATTTAGTGGTTTACTTCCAGGAACATGTTTCAAAACATGGAAGGCAATGAAGCTTGACGAATATCATGATGCATCAAAGTTCACTCACATAGGATCTGCGGTCCTTACATTTGGTGGTATATATTATCAGGATTCTGTGACACTTACAATCAAAGGTTTGGAGTTGGAGTTTGTTAAAGTCCTAAATCTTATCACATCTGTTGACTGCTCATCCAACAATTTTAATGGAACAATACCTGAAGAGCTTATGGATTTTACTGGACTTTATGCTCTCAACTTGTCTCATAATGGTTTAACAGGCCAAATCCCTTCATCTATAGGGAATTTAACACAGCTTGAGTCGTTGGACCTGTCAAGCAACAATCTTGGTGGTGAAATTCCCACACATCTTGAACTTTTAAATTTCCTCTCAGTCTTGAACCTCTCCTCTAATCGTCTGGTTGGAAAAATCCCTGTAGGTAGGCAACTTCAAACATTTGATGCATCTTCCTATGCTGGTAATGCAGATTTATGTGGAATTCCTTCTTTGAAACCGTGCCATGATCGGCGCAATTCAAAATCTGGAGTATATACAGATTCTGGTGTTAAATTTGACTGGATATTCGTATCAATTGGATTGGGCTTTGGGGTTGGAGCAGGAATGGTCGTGGCTCCATCATTATTTATGGAGAGACTGAAAAAATGGAGCAACCACAAAATCGATAAAGCTCTCATCATCATTCTTCCAGTGTTTGGTTTGACTTGGATACCcattgatgatgatgacgatgatgatacAGAGGAAGATACTAAGGAAAACCACCCAGATATTAAAGAGGATTATGATTACAATGAGATGCATAATAACCTGGTCCATCAAAGGTTTCGAGGGCGGTACTGTGCCTTATGCTCCAAGCTTCATATCAGTAACAAGAAGGTAATCCATGATCCCAGGTGTACATGTTTCCCATCACCTCCCATTTCAACATCAACTTACCCAGATTCATATTCTTCTCATTCACATTCAGGATGA
- the LOC106753366 gene encoding receptor-like protein 12 isoform X1 has protein sequence MRISQCPFVFIILCYSFWIXHTVYFTGVSXQIVEDQXQSLLKLKNSLIFEQEKSHKLVFWNSSTDCCKWTGVTCDEEGHVIGLDLNGESINGGFDNSSTLFNLQSLRILNLSVNNFSSQIPSGFNRLKNLTYLNLSHAGFVGHVPTEISSLTRLVTLDISSLSYLIGRPLKLEKTDLQMLVKNFTMIRQLYMDGVSVSAEGNEWSSALLQLHSLQELSMSNCNLSGPLDHSLTGLQNLSIIRLDQNNLSSPVPETFAGFPNLTTLHLSSCELTGMFPDKIFQLATLSDIDLSFNYELNGSLPELPPNGSLQKLIVSHTRFSGALPASIGNLKQLSILDLSNCHFNGTLPSSMSGLKNLTSLLLSLNNFTGQIPSLNMTRNLTHLDLSHNKFTGSITYVHLEGLRELVQIDLQDNLLDGNIPSSLFALPLVQSIQLSNNHFHGQLDEFSNISSSVLKILDLSSNDLEGPIPLSIFNLRSLNVLKLSLNKLHDTLKLDVFQGLENLTTLALSHNNLSVETNETDKGLISSFHNMSSIELASCNLTQFPSFLRNHSRITTLDLSSNHIQGSIPIWIWQLDSLAQLNLSHNLLSSLEGSVQNTGSNLSLLDLHANRLQGKLQIFPVHATYLDYSSNNFSFDIPSDVSTRLSAIIFLSLSKNNLSGSIPQFLCNSSQLIVLDVSYNNFEWRIPECLTKSVTIKVLNLQHNKFSGSIPDKFQVSCALRTLDLNSNLLNGPIPKSLENCSSLEVLDLGNNEVDDGFPYFLNSISTFRVLVLRRNKFHGNIECPDTNRTWPMLQIFDVALNRFSGLLPGTCFKTWKAMKLDEYHDASKFTHIGSAVLTFGGIYYQDSVTLTIKGLELEFVKVLNLITSVDCSSNNFNGTIPEELMDFTGLYALNLSHNGLTGQIPSSIGNLTQLESLDLSSNNLGGEIPTHLELLNFLSVLNLSSNRLVGKIPVGRQLQTFDASSYAGNADLCGIPSLKPCHDRRNSKSGVYTDSGVKFDWIFVSIGLGFGVGAGMVVAPSLFMERLKKWSNHKIDKALIIILPVFGLTWIPIDDDDDDDTEEDTKENHPDIKEDYDYNEMHNNLVHQRFRGRYCALCSKLHISNKKVIHDPRCTCFPSPPISTSTYPDSYSSHSHSG, from the coding sequence ATGAGAATTTCCCAATGTCCTTTCGTTTTCATCATATTATGCTACTCCTTCTGGATANANCACACTGTTTATTTCACCGGGGTTTCTNGTCAGATTGTTGAAGATCAACNACAGTCATTGCTAAAATTGAAGAACAGCCTAATATTCGAGCAAGAAAAATCTCACAAACTTGTGTTCTGGAATTCAAGCACGGATTGCTGTAAGTGGACAGGTGTAACCTGTGATGAGGAGGGACATGTTATTGGCCTTGACCTGAATGGAGAATCAATCAATGGTGGATTTGACAATTCAAGTACTCTTTTCAATCTGCAAAGTCTCAGGATACTGAATTTGTCCGTTAATAACTTCAGTTCTCAGATACCATCTGGATTCAACAGGTTGAAGAACTTAACATATCTGAATTTGTCTCATGCTGGTTTTGTGGGGCATGTTCCAACAGAGATTTCTTCCCTGACAAGGTTGGTAACTCTTGATATCTCTTCTCTTTCCTATTTGATTGGGCGACCGCTGAAACTTGAAAAAACAGATCTGCAAATGCTTGTCAAAAACTTCACCATGATTAGACAATTGTATATGGATGGTGTAAGTGTATCAGCTGAGGGAAATGAGTGGAGCAGTGCTTTGTTGCAGCTACATAGCCTCCAGGAGCTGAGCATGTCCAACTGCAATCTCTCCGGACCCCTTGATCATTCCCTGACCGGACTTCAAAACCTATCAATCATTCGACTTGATCAAAACAATTTATCATCCCCGGTGCCAGAAACCTTTGCTGGTTTTCCAAATTTAACAACCCTTCACCTTAGTTCCTGTGAATTGACAGGAATGTTTCCTGATAAGATCTTTCAGTTAGCAACATTGTCTGACATAGACTTGTCATTCAACTATGAGCTTAATGGATCTTTGCCTGAATTGCCTCCGAATGGTTCCCTTCAGAAATTAATTGTGAGTCACACAAGGTTCTCAGGAGCATTGCCAGCTTCTATAGGTAATCTTAAGCAGTTATCCATCTTAGATCTTTCTAATTGCCATTTTAACGGAACACTACCCAGTTCAATGTCAGGACTCAAGAATCTCACTTCTCTGCTCTTGTCGTTAAATAACTTCACTGGTCAAATTCCGTCCCTGAATATGACCAGGAATCTCACGCATTTAGACTTATCACACAATAAATTCACAGGTTCAATCACTTATGTTCACTTGGAAGGCCTAAGAGAGCTGGTCCAAATTGATTTACAGGACAACTTACTTGACGGAAACATCCCTTCTTCTCTTTTTGCACTTCCATTGGTACAAAGCATTCAACTTTCCAACAACCATTTCCATGGCCAGCTtgatgaattttcaaatatctcaTCCTCCGTCTTAAAGATCCTTGATTTAAGTAGTAATGATCTAGAAGGGCCCATTCCTCTATCTATTTTTAATCTCAGATCACTGAATGTCCTCAAACTATCTTTAAACAAGTTACATGACACATTGAAGCTAGACGTGTTTCAGGGACTTGAAAATCTAACTACACTGGCCCTTTCACACAACAACTTGTCAGTGGAGACAAATGAGACGGATAAAGGCCTTATATCTTCATTCCACAATATGAGCAGCATAGAGTTGGCTTCCTGCAATCTGACACAGTTCCCCAGTTTCTTGAGAAACCATTCCAGAATAACCACTTTAGACCTCTCAAGTAACCATATTCAAGGATCGATACCAATATGGATATGGCAACTTGACTCTCTTGCTCAATTAAATCTTTCTCACAATTTGCTCAGCAGTTTAGAAGGATCTGTGCAGAACACTGGTTCCAATCTGAGCCTCCTTGACCTTCATGCTAACCGGCTCCAAGGGAAGCTTCAAATATTTCCAGTGCATGCCACTTATTTGGACTATTCAAGCAATAATTTCAGTTTCGATATTCCGTCAGATGTTTCTACTCGTCTGTCTGCCATAATTTTTCTGTCTCTgtccaaaaataatttatctggGAGTATTCCTCAATTCCTGTGCAATAGTTCACAGCTGATAGTTCTGGATGTTTCTTATAATAACTTCGAATGGAGAATTCCTGAATGCTTAACAAAGAGTGTGACAATTAAGGTATTAAATCTGCAACACAACAAGTTTAGTGGCAGCATTCCAGATAAATTTCAAGTATCTTGTGCTCTAAGGACTCTGGATCTCAATAGTAATCTGTTGAACGGGCCAATTCCGAAATCCCTAGAAAATTGCTCATCATTAGAGGTGTTGGATCTTGGAAACAATGAGGTAGATGATGGATTTCCATACTTCTTAAATTCAATATCCACATTTCGTGTCCTGGTTTTGAGGAGAAACAAATTTCATGGTAACATTGAATGTCCTGATACTAACAGAACTTGGCCAATGCTTCAAATTTTTGATGTGGCTTTGAACAGATTTAGTGGTTTACTTCCAGGAACATGTTTCAAAACATGGAAGGCAATGAAGCTTGACGAATATCATGATGCATCAAAGTTCACTCACATAGGATCTGCGGTCCTTACATTTGGTGGTATATATTATCAGGATTCTGTGACACTTACAATCAAAGGTTTGGAGTTGGAGTTTGTTAAAGTCCTAAATCTTATCACATCTGTTGACTGCTCATCCAACAATTTTAATGGAACAATACCTGAAGAGCTTATGGATTTTACTGGACTTTATGCTCTCAACTTGTCTCATAATGGTTTAACAGGCCAAATCCCTTCATCTATAGGGAATTTAACACAGCTTGAGTCGTTGGACCTGTCAAGCAACAATCTTGGTGGTGAAATTCCCACACATCTTGAACTTTTAAATTTCCTCTCAGTCTTGAACCTCTCCTCTAATCGTCTGGTTGGAAAAATCCCTGTAGGTAGGCAACTTCAAACATTTGATGCATCTTCCTATGCTGGTAATGCAGATTTATGTGGAATTCCTTCTTTGAAACCGTGCCATGATCGGCGCAATTCAAAATCTGGAGTATATACAGATTCTGGTGTTAAATTTGACTGGATATTCGTATCAATTGGATTGGGCTTTGGGGTTGGAGCAGGAATGGTCGTGGCTCCATCATTATTTATGGAGAGACTGAAAAAATGGAGCAACCACAAAATCGATAAAGCTCTCATCATCATTCTTCCAGTGTTTGGTTTGACTTGGATACCcattgatgatgatgacgatgatgatacAGAGGAAGATACTAAGGAAAACCACCCAGATATTAAAGAGGATTATGATTACAATGAGATGCATAATAACCTGGTCCATCAAAGGTTTCGAGGGCGGTACTGTGCCTTATGCTCCAAGCTTCATATCAGTAACAAGAAGGTAATCCATGATCCCAGGTGTACATGTTTCCCATCACCTCCCATTTCAACATCAACTTACCCAGATTCATATTCTTCTCATTCACATTCAGGATGA